GCACGCAACGATGGCGAGAGTACCTCGCCGCTGGCCTCGAGTTGCTCGACTATGCTCATGAGCCACAATATGTAGTGGCCAACATGAACGAAGTCCACAACTTTCGCGCATGGCCCCTGAACGGTTACCTCGCGGCTACAACTACACACTGTCCGCCTTCGCGGACACCGCGCGGGGGCGGTATCGTTGCGTGAGCTAATCATCTGTGCGTCCGCCGGTGATCACCGGCCGCGCACCGCGCAAATCTCGCGCAGATGTGAACTCCGCGAAGGCGGAGTGCGTGTCGTTGTAGCCGCGAGTTCACTCGCATACTCGCGCCCCATCTCGCATCTCCGACCATCCTCGATCTCATTCCACCGCCTCCACCCGCGCGCCGGGGCCGTTTACCGGCGAAACCCAGCCGCGCGCGGGGATATTGCGGCGGTGGAACGCGTCCATCATCGCGTCGCGGACGCGCTCTCCGTCGTCGTCGCCTCGGCACCAGGCGAACATGCTGGGGCCGGCGCCGGAGATGGAGCAGCCGAGCGCGCCGGCCTCCATCGCCGCCGCCTGGACGTCGTGGAAGCCGGGGATCAGCGACGCGCGGTGCGGCTCCACCACCCGGTCGCGGAGCGAGCGCGCGACCAGCTCCAGGTCACCCGTGCAGCATCCGGCGATCACCCCCGCCAGGTTCGCTGTCTGGTGGATCATATCTCCCAGCGGAACGAAGCGGGGAAGCACCGCGCGGGCATCGCGCGTGTTCACGCACAGGTCGGGAAGCACCAGCACGCAGCGCAGGGTGGGTGGGGAGGGGAGGGAGACCACGTCGGGCGGCAGGGCCGAGCGCACCAGCACCAGCCCGCCGAAGAGCGAGGGCGCCACGTTGTCGCCGTGGATCGCTCCGCTGGCCGCCACCTCGCCCTGCAGCGCGTAGGGGAAGAGCTCGGCCGTCGGGAGCGGGCGCGGCAGCAGCGCGTTGGCCGCGACCGCGGCGGCAACGGCGGACGCGGCCGAGCCTCCGATCCCCGAGCCGAGCGGAATTCCCTTCTCGATCTCCACCTCCATGCCCAGCTCCGGCGCGTGGTCCTGCAGCAGGAGCATCACCGCGGTGCCGGCGGTGTTCAGCGCGGGATCGGAAGGGAGCGAATCCACATCTCCCGTTACCGCGCCCATGACGACGCCTGGGGCAGCGCGGCGCGTCACGGTCACCCGGTCGCCCGTGAAGCCGAGCGGGTGGCCCAGGATGTCGAAGCCGACCGCGAGGTTCGAGGTGCTCGCGGGGGCGAAGGCCGTCGCCTTCGTCGGATGGATCACGGCGCGGACCCCAGGTAGGTGGCGAGGCGCAGCAGGTCGGCGAACACGCCGGCGGCGGTGACCTCGGGGCCGGCGCCGGGGCCCTGCACGATCAGGGGGTTGGGCGTGTACCGCCGCGTCTGGAACTGCACCACGTTGTCGGTGAGGTTCAATCGCGAGAACGCGTGCGTGGCGGGATACGCGCGGAGCCGCACGCTCGCGCGCCCGTCGCGGTCCACTGCTCCGACGAAGCGCAGCCGCTCGCCGCGCTCCTCGGCCTGGCGCCAGAGGCGCGTCATCGGCTCGTCGTGATCGCGCAGGCGGCAGAGGAAGTCGTCCACGCCGCCGCCGCGCAGCTCGTCCGGCACCAGCCCCTCCAGCGCCACGTCCGCCATCTCCAGCCCGATCCCCATCTCCCTGGCCAAAATCACCACCTTTCGGGCCACGTCGGCGCCGGACAGGTCGTCGCGCGGGTCGGGCTCGGTGTACCCCTCGCGCCGCGCCTCGGCCACCAGCTCGGAGAACGGCCGCACCCCGTCGAAGGCGTTGAAGAGATACGACAGCGTCCCCGAAAGGACGCCCTCCACGCGCTGCACCTCGTCGCCCGTGTCGATCAGGTCGCGCAGCGTCTGGATGATGGGGAGCCCGGCGCCGACCGTGGTCTCGTACAGGTAGTGCGCGCCCACGCCGCCGCCCAGCCTCCGAAGCTCCTGGTAGTACGGGAGATCGAGGGTGTTGGCGCGCTTGTTCGGGGTGACGACGTGGATGCCGCGCCGCAGCCAGTCGCCATAGCGGCGGGCGATGGACTCGTCGGCCGTGCAGTCCACGATCACCGCGTGCGGGAGATGCTCCGTCTGCACGTGCGCGGCGAAGGCGTCCAGGTCCAGCGGCTCGCCGCCCTGCAGCTCGCGACGCCACTCGTGCAGGGGGATGCGGCGCCCGTCCATCGCCATCCCGCGCGTGTTGGCCAAGGCCCGCACGCGCAGGTCCACCCCGCGGCCTTTCCGGATCGCCCCCGCGCGCGCGGCCAGCTGGTCGAGCAGCGCGGCGCCCACGATCCCCGCCCCGATCACCCCGATGGACAGCGTCTGCCGCGACAGGTACAGCCCCGCGTGCGCCGCGCGCAAGGCACGCTCCGCCTGCGATCCGTCGACCACCACGGAGATGTTGCGCTCCGACGAGCCCTGCGCGATCGCGCGGATGTTGATCCCCGCCTTCCCCAGGGCGCCGAAGAAGCGCGCGGCGACGCCGGGATTTCCCGCCATCCCGTCGCCGACGACGGCCAGGAGGCAGCAGTCGGGGTCCACCTCGGTCTCGCCCACCTGCCCGTGGTGGCGCTCGGCGAAGAAGGCCGCGTCCGCCGCCCTCCGCGCCGTCTCGGCCGACGCAGCGGGGACGGCCAGGCAGAGCGAGTTCTGCGAGCTCCCCTGGCTCACCATCAGCGCCTCGACGCCCGCCTCGCGCAACGCGCCGAAGAGGCGATGCGCCGTACCGGGGACGTCGCGCATCCCCGTCCCCTCCAGGTTCAGCAGCGCGACGCCTTCGACGGTGGAGAGGCCCTTCACCATGCGCACGGTGGCGCCTTCGGCGTCGATGCGCGTCCCCGGCGCGTCGGGGTGGAAGGTGTTGCGGATGTAGAGGGGGATGCCGCGCTCCACCGCCGGCCCCATGGTGGCGGGATGCACCACCCGCGCGCCGAAATGCGCCAGCTCCATCGCCTCGCGGTAGCTGAGGCGGTCGAGGACGATGGCCTCGGGAACGAGGCGGGGATTGGCGCTCATCACCCCGTCCACGTCGGTCCAGATGTGGATCTCGTCCGCGCCCAGCAGCGCTCCGAAGATGGAGGCCGAGTAGTCGCTCCCGTTCCGCCCCAGCGTCGCCGGCACGCCCGCCGCGGTGGAGGCGACGAAGCCGGTGACCACCAGCGTCGTCGGGATGCCGCCGTGCCGGGCCTCCCACTCGCGCAGCCGCGCCTGGGATGCCGCCCAGTCCACGCGCGCCGTCCCCTCGCCCGGCTCGGCGACGAGTACCTCGCGCGCGTCGAGCCACGCGCCGCCCGCGCCGCGTGACGCGAGATACGCGGCCAGGAGGCGCGCGGACCACACCTCGCCGGCGCCGGCCACCATGTCGGCGCCGCCGCGCGGGGCGTGGCGGAGGATCCAGGCGGCGCGCAGCACGTCGTGCACGTCGGCCAGCTCGCGCTCCATCTCGCGCTCGAACGCGGCGGCGTCGTCGGGCGGAAGGAGCTCGGCCGCGGTCTGGAGATGGCGCTCGCGCAGCGTCGCGATCTCCCGCTCGTACGCGGCGTCGCGCGCGCCGGCCAGCGCCACCGCGCGCACCAAGCCGTCCGTCACCCCCGCCATCGCGGAGACGACCACGGCGCGCCGTGGCTCGGGCCGGGCGAGGACGATCTCCGCGGCGGTGCGGATGCGCTCCGCGCCGGCCAGGCTCGTTCCGCCGAACTTGTGCACCACCAGGCGTTGCGGGTCCATCGCGGGTTCCTGTCGTGCGGGGTGGGCGAAAAAAGAGAGCGGCCCGTGATCGCTCACGGGCCGCTCGCGTCCTGCAGGTGGTTCGCGCCTTCTGCTACCGGCGCAAGCACTCCCGGCCGCGGCCCGTGACACGGGTCGTGGTGGTAGTGGTCGTGCAGGTGGTGCAGATGGCGGCGCTCGTCATGGTTCGAACTGTATCTACGCTTCGGGAGATGTGTCAAGGCTCAACATAAGCGGCTGATGCGTCCTCCGTTCAAGTGAGCGCGCGAGACCAGCGACGTCATCCCGAGGCCGGCCACACCAAACCATCGTCCGCGCAAATGGTTACCCCTCGCGATGTCATTCCGAGTGCCGCCGCTCGACGAATGCCTCTCACCGCACCGAATTCAGCGCGGCGGCCGAGGAATCTATAGCCTGCATCCGAGCGACAGCCGGGCATTCGCGCCGACGCGGCCAAAGATTCCTCGGGCGCCGCCGAGCATCCGTGTGGATGACGGTTCGGCGCAGCGGCGCCGCTCGGAATGACAGGTTTTGCGGCGTGGGATCATCAAAAGGAATCGCATCCAATCCCCAATCGCCAACCTTCTTTACGCGAGCCAGCGCGGGTAGCTGCCGAGGACGCGGAGCGACGCTGAATTCTCGTGCGCGTCCGCCAGTGCCTCGCGCACGGGCGACAGCTCCGCCCCGCCGTCGATCTCCAGGAAGAAGCGGTAGCTCCACGGCTGCTCGGCAGGGCGCGACTCCAGCTTGGTCAGGTTCACGCCGCGCTCGGCGAACGGTTGCAGCAGGCGGAGAAGCGCGCCCGGCGCGTTGGCCGTCTCTGCCAGCAGCGCCGTCGTCATCCCGCTCGACGAGTCCGCGGGAGGGCGGGGGAGCGGCGCGCCCGCGCGCGCGACGACCAGGAAGCGCGTCTGGTTGTCCGGCCGGTCCTCCACGTGCTCCTCGATGACCTGCAGCCCGTAGCGCTCCGCCGCCAGCCGCCCGGCGATGGCCGCGGTCGCCAGGTCGCCCTCGGCCGCGATCGTCTTGGCGGCACCCGCGGTGTCGTACCACGAGACCACCTCGACGCCAGGATGCGCCGCGAGCCATCGCCTGCACTGCGCGAGCGCCACCGGGTGCGACAGCACGCGCCGCAGCCCCGCCTCCGCCGCGCCGGGGGCGGCGAGCACGCAGTGGTGGATCGGGCAGACGATCTCGCCCACCACGGCCAGATCGGTGGACGAGAGCACGTCGTAGCTGGGCACCACGCTCCCGGCCAGCGAGTTCTCGATGGGGAGCAGCCCGTAGTCGACCTCGCCCGCCGTGGTGCGCTCGCCCACCGCGTCGAAGTCGCGGCATGGTACCGGCTCGGCCGCCGCGCCGAAGAACAGCCGCACCGCCTCGTCGCTGTACGCCCCCAGCTCGCCCTGGAAGGCGACGCGCGGGGCCTCGATCGGATGGTTGTCGTCCATCCACGGACTGTATCCAACCCGCCCGCCCGCAGTCAACCGCCAATGGCAGAATCGGTTCGCCGGGAAGAGCTCGGCATCACCCGCGCAGCATCTCCAGCGAGCGCAGCGCGAAGCCCGCGTGCAGCGCCGCGCCGATCGGCAGCGCGTCCTCGTCGGCGATGAAGGCGGGGTGGTGGAGGCCCTTGTCCGCGCCGATCTGCGGCTTGCCCACGCCGAGCGCCACGAAGCAGCCGGGGACGCGCTCCAGCACGTAGGAGAAGTCCTCGCCGCCCATGATCGGCGTCATCTCGTGCACGGCCTGCGCGCCGAGCACCGCGGCGCCGACCTGCCGCGCGAGCGCCCACGACTCCGCG
This genomic interval from Longimicrobium sp. contains the following:
- a CDS encoding homoserine kinase; its protein translation is MIHPTKATAFAPASTSNLAVGFDILGHPLGFTGDRVTVTRRAAPGVVMGAVTGDVDSLPSDPALNTAGTAVMLLLQDHAPELGMEVEIEKGIPLGSGIGGSAASAVAAAVAANALLPRPLPTAELFPYALQGEVAASGAIHGDNVAPSLFGGLVLVRSALPPDVVSLPSPPTLRCVLVLPDLCVNTRDARAVLPRFVPLGDMIHQTANLAGVIAGCCTGDLELVARSLRDRVVEPHRASLIPGFHDVQAAAMEAGALGCSISGAGPSMFAWCRGDDDGERVRDAMMDAFHRRNIPARGWVSPVNGPGARVEAVE
- the thrA gene encoding bifunctional aspartate kinase/homoserine dehydrogenase I; the protein is MDPQRLVVHKFGGTSLAGAERIRTAAEIVLARPEPRRAVVVSAMAGVTDGLVRAVALAGARDAAYEREIATLRERHLQTAAELLPPDDAAAFEREMERELADVHDVLRAAWILRHAPRGGADMVAGAGEVWSARLLAAYLASRGAGGAWLDAREVLVAEPGEGTARVDWAASQARLREWEARHGGIPTTLVVTGFVASTAAGVPATLGRNGSDYSASIFGALLGADEIHIWTDVDGVMSANPRLVPEAIVLDRLSYREAMELAHFGARVVHPATMGPAVERGIPLYIRNTFHPDAPGTRIDAEGATVRMVKGLSTVEGVALLNLEGTGMRDVPGTAHRLFGALREAGVEALMVSQGSSQNSLCLAVPAASAETARRAADAAFFAERHHGQVGETEVDPDCCLLAVVGDGMAGNPGVAARFFGALGKAGINIRAIAQGSSERNISVVVDGSQAERALRAAHAGLYLSRQTLSIGVIGAGIVGAALLDQLAARAGAIRKGRGVDLRVRALANTRGMAMDGRRIPLHEWRRELQGGEPLDLDAFAAHVQTEHLPHAVIVDCTADESIARRYGDWLRRGIHVVTPNKRANTLDLPYYQELRRLGGGVGAHYLYETTVGAGLPIIQTLRDLIDTGDEVQRVEGVLSGTLSYLFNAFDGVRPFSELVAEARREGYTEPDPRDDLSGADVARKVVILAREMGIGLEMADVALEGLVPDELRGGGVDDFLCRLRDHDEPMTRLWRQAEERGERLRFVGAVDRDGRASVRLRAYPATHAFSRLNLTDNVVQFQTRRYTPNPLIVQGPGAGPEVTAAGVFADLLRLATYLGSAP
- the pheA gene encoding prephenate dehydratase; the protein is MDDNHPIEAPRVAFQGELGAYSDEAVRLFFGAAAEPVPCRDFDAVGERTTAGEVDYGLLPIENSLAGSVVPSYDVLSSTDLAVVGEIVCPIHHCVLAAPGAAEAGLRRVLSHPVALAQCRRWLAAHPGVEVVSWYDTAGAAKTIAAEGDLATAAIAGRLAAERYGLQVIEEHVEDRPDNQTRFLVVARAGAPLPRPPADSSSGMTTALLAETANAPGALLRLLQPFAERGVNLTKLESRPAEQPWSYRFFLEIDGGAELSPVREALADAHENSASLRVLGSYPRWLA